A stretch of Gorilla gorilla gorilla isolate KB3781 chromosome 9, NHGRI_mGorGor1-v2.1_pri, whole genome shotgun sequence DNA encodes these proteins:
- the TIRAP gene encoding toll/interleukin-1 receptor domain-containing adapter protein isoform X2: protein MASSTSLPAPGSRPKKPLGKMADWFRQTLLKKPKKRPNSPESASSDASQPTSQDSPLPPSLSSVTSPSLPPTHTSDSGSSRWSKDYDVCVCHSEEDLVAAQDLVSYLEGSTASLRCFLQLRDATPGGAIVSELCQALSSSHCRVLLITPGFLQDPWCKYQMLQALTEAPGAEGCTIPLLSGLSRAAYPPELRFMYYVDGRGPDGGFRQVKEAVMRYLQTLS, encoded by the exons ACTGGTTCAGGCAGACCCTGCTGAAGAAACCCAAGAAGAGGCCCAACTCCCCAGAAAGCGCCTCCAGCGATGCTTCACAGCCTACCTCACAGGACAGCCCACTACCCCCAAGCCTCAGCTCAGTCACGTCTCCCAGCCTGCCACCCACACATACGAGTGACAGCGGCAGTAGTCGCTGGAGCAAAGACTATGACGTCTGCGTGTGCCACAGTGAGGAAGACCTGGTGGCCGCCCAGGACCTGGTCTCCTACTTGGAAGGCAGCACTGCCAGCCTGCGCTGCTTCCTGCAACTCCGGGATGCAACCCCAGGCGGCGCTATCGTGTCCgagctgtgccaggcactgagcagtAGTCACTGCCGGGTGCTGCTCATCACGCCGGGCTTCCTTCAGGACCCCTGGTGCAAGTACCAGATGCTGCAGGCCCTGACCGAGGCTCCAGGGGCCGAGGGCTGCACCATCCCCCTGCTGTCGGGCCTCAGCAGAGCTGCCTACCCACCTGAGCTCCGATTCATGTACTACGTCGATGGCAGGGGCCCTGATGGTGGCTTTCGTCAAGTCAAAGAAGCTGTCATGCGTT ATCTGCAGACACTCAGTTGA
- the TIRAP gene encoding toll/interleukin-1 receptor domain-containing adapter protein isoform X1, giving the protein MASSTSLPAPGSRPKKPLGKMADWFRQTLLKKPKKRPNSPESASSDASQPTSQDSPLPPSLSSVTSPSLPPTHTSDSGSSRWSKDYDVCVCHSEEDLVAAQDLVSYLEGSTASLRCFLQLRDATPGGAIVSELCQALSSSHCRVLLITPGFLQDPWCKYQMLQALTEAPGAEGCTIPLLSGLSRAAYPPELRFMYYVDGRGPDGGFRQVKEAVMRCKLLQEGEGERDSATVSDLL; this is encoded by the coding sequence ACTGGTTCAGGCAGACCCTGCTGAAGAAACCCAAGAAGAGGCCCAACTCCCCAGAAAGCGCCTCCAGCGATGCTTCACAGCCTACCTCACAGGACAGCCCACTACCCCCAAGCCTCAGCTCAGTCACGTCTCCCAGCCTGCCACCCACACATACGAGTGACAGCGGCAGTAGTCGCTGGAGCAAAGACTATGACGTCTGCGTGTGCCACAGTGAGGAAGACCTGGTGGCCGCCCAGGACCTGGTCTCCTACTTGGAAGGCAGCACTGCCAGCCTGCGCTGCTTCCTGCAACTCCGGGATGCAACCCCAGGCGGCGCTATCGTGTCCgagctgtgccaggcactgagcagtAGTCACTGCCGGGTGCTGCTCATCACGCCGGGCTTCCTTCAGGACCCCTGGTGCAAGTACCAGATGCTGCAGGCCCTGACCGAGGCTCCAGGGGCCGAGGGCTGCACCATCCCCCTGCTGTCGGGCCTCAGCAGAGCTGCCTACCCACCTGAGCTCCGATTCATGTACTACGTCGATGGCAGGGGCCCTGATGGTGGCTTTCGTCAAGTCAAAGAAGCTGTCATGCGTTGTAAGCTACTacaggagggagaaggggaacGGGATTCAGCTACAGTATCTGATCTACTTTGA